From a region of the bacterium genome:
- the dnaX gene encoding DNA polymerase III subunit gamma/tau, whose translation MPKLPLARTYRPQRFAEVLGQQAPVKALGAAAARGDVAAAYIFSGTRGIGKTTIARIFAKTLNCEKGPAADCCDECPQCRGIAEGRELDVLELDAATHTGIDDIRELRDAAKYPPTHARYRVFILDEAHQLSQASWNGLLKILEEPPPWCVFLFCTTEPHKIPQTIESRALHFAFRSPAPAQIRGHLASIAGKEGIEVDDEALDLLVVAADGSVRDGLSALDQARALTEGKITREAVRTALGLVPAEAVDDYVDALGRGDAPAALKIVGELDAEGQDLRAFAGDALERTRRLALVLAAGPAAAPNGEALAKVAASFQLDHLVWLGRVLDETEGRLRQGGAQRALLDLATVRMTRLAGLSNLADLVDTLRAGGAPGGHGGGPGGGGRPIPSPRPSVPSRPGPSGPRASFHAAAQGAADVADDRPAPRGAFSAAGEAPDAAPRASVAVAAGAPAGAGNGELLPRICAVLSEARPSIASLLRNAQSAEVTPSGGLRLALPGSMAALGAQLVRAEDAILSAAREATGVDLLGLETVVAAGASSPADAAANARREAMDLVRKDPVARAVFDQFGAMVMDVQALAPPTQE comes from the coding sequence CGAAGCTGCCGCTCGCCAGAACCTACCGCCCGCAGCGGTTCGCCGAAGTGCTGGGCCAGCAGGCGCCGGTCAAGGCGCTCGGCGCGGCCGCGGCGCGCGGCGACGTCGCCGCCGCCTACATCTTTTCGGGCACCCGCGGCATCGGCAAGACGACGATCGCGCGGATCTTCGCCAAGACGCTCAACTGCGAGAAGGGGCCAGCCGCGGACTGCTGCGACGAGTGCCCGCAGTGCCGCGGCATCGCCGAGGGGCGCGAGCTCGACGTGCTGGAGCTCGACGCCGCGACCCACACCGGGATCGACGACATCCGCGAGTTGCGGGACGCGGCGAAGTACCCGCCGACCCACGCCCGCTACCGCGTCTTCATCCTCGACGAAGCGCACCAGCTCTCGCAGGCCTCGTGGAACGGGCTGCTCAAGATCCTCGAAGAGCCGCCGCCGTGGTGCGTCTTCCTCTTCTGCACCACCGAGCCGCACAAGATCCCGCAGACGATCGAGTCGCGCGCGCTCCACTTCGCCTTCCGCAGCCCCGCCCCGGCCCAGATCCGCGGCCACCTCGCCTCGATCGCGGGGAAGGAAGGGATCGAAGTCGACGACGAGGCGCTCGACCTCTTGGTCGTCGCGGCCGACGGCTCGGTGCGCGACGGCCTCTCCGCGCTCGACCAGGCGCGCGCCCTGACCGAAGGGAAGATCACGCGCGAGGCGGTCCGGACCGCGTTGGGACTCGTGCCCGCCGAGGCCGTGGACGACTACGTCGACGCGCTCGGCCGCGGCGACGCCCCCGCGGCGCTGAAGATCGTCGGCGAACTCGACGCCGAAGGGCAGGACCTGCGCGCCTTCGCCGGCGACGCCCTCGAGCGGACGCGGCGGCTGGCGCTGGTCCTCGCGGCCGGCCCGGCGGCGGCGCCGAACGGCGAAGCGCTGGCCAAGGTCGCCGCCTCGTTCCAGCTCGACCATCTCGTTTGGCTGGGGCGCGTCCTCGACGAAACCGAAGGGCGTCTGCGCCAAGGGGGCGCGCAGCGGGCGCTGCTCGACCTCGCCACGGTGCGGATGACCCGCCTCGCCGGCTTGTCCAACCTGGCCGACCTCGTGGACACGCTGCGCGCCGGCGGCGCGCCGGGCGGCCACGGCGGCGGCCCCGGCGGAGGCGGACGCCCGATCCCGTCGCCGCGTCCGTCCGTTCCCTCCCGCCCCGGGCCGTCCGGGCCGCGGGCCTCGTTCCACGCCGCGGCGCAAGGCGCGGCCGACGTCGCGGACGATCGCCCCGCGCCGCGCGGCGCCTTCTCCGCGGCCGGCGAGGCCCCCGATGCGGCCCCGCGCGCGTCGGTCGCCGTCGCCGCGGGCGCGCCGGCCGGAGCGGGAAACGGCGAGTTGCTGCCGCGGATCTGCGCCGTGCTGTCGGAGGCCCGCCCGTCGATCGCCAGCCTGCTGCGGAACGCTCAGTCGGCCGAGGTCACGCCGTCCGGCGGCCTCCGTCTGGCGCTCCCCGGATCGATGGCGGCGCTCGGAGCGCAGCTGGTCCGCGCCGAGGACGCGATCCTCTCCGCGGCCCGCGAGGCGACCGGCGTCGACCTGCTCGGCCTCGAGACCGTCGTCGCCGCCGGGGCGAGTTCCCCCGCCGACGCGGCGGCCAACGCGCGGCGCGAGGCGATGGACCTCGTGCGCAAGGACCCGGTGGCGCGGGCCGTTTTCGACCAGTTCGGCGCGATGGTGATGGACGTCCAGGCCCTCGCGCCCCCGACCCAGGAGTGA
- a CDS encoding YbaB/EbfC family nucleoid-associated protein, giving the protein MFPPGMKNMNMNKLLAKAQQAQEQMQNDIAALRETGTAGGGAVTAELDGKKNLVGLVILPEALEDPDPQMLADMVLAAVADANRKIDAAVEKKMAQLTSMLGLPPGFGF; this is encoded by the coding sequence ATGTTTCCCCCCGGAATGAAGAACATGAACATGAACAAGCTCCTCGCCAAGGCCCAGCAGGCGCAGGAGCAGATGCAGAACGACATCGCCGCCCTGCGCGAGACCGGCACGGCCGGCGGCGGCGCCGTGACCGCCGAGCTCGACGGCAAGAAGAACCTCGTCGGGCTGGTCATCCTTCCCGAAGCGCTCGAGGATCCGGATCCGCAGATGCTGGCGGACATGGTCCTCGCCGCCGTCGCCGACGCGAACCGCAAGATCGACGCCGCGGTCGAGAAGAAGATGGCGCAGTTGACGTCGATGCTCGGCCTGCCGCCGGGGTTCGGCTTCTGA
- the recR gene encoding recombination mediator RecR, with amino-acid sequence MTDLAQPLERLVERLARLPGIGRRSAARIAFHLARRPADEVRELAAAIAALPEALAPCEICGNFAGGPRCAICDDPRRDRSVVCVVEQPDNLAAIERTGTYRGLYHVLGGSISPLRGIGPEQLRLAELWRRLGDREIKELILATNPTVEGEATALFIGRQAAGRVDRVTRPATGLPVGGELDYVDQATLARAFEGRRDLPR; translated from the coding sequence GTGACCGACCTCGCGCAGCCGCTGGAGCGGCTGGTCGAGCGGCTGGCGCGCCTTCCCGGCATCGGAAGGCGCTCCGCCGCGCGGATCGCGTTCCACCTCGCCCGCCGTCCCGCGGACGAGGTCCGCGAACTGGCGGCGGCGATCGCCGCGCTGCCCGAAGCGCTCGCCCCGTGCGAGATCTGCGGCAACTTCGCCGGCGGGCCGCGCTGCGCGATCTGCGACGACCCGCGGCGCGACCGCTCGGTCGTCTGCGTCGTCGAGCAGCCGGACAACCTCGCGGCGATCGAGCGGACCGGGACCTACCGCGGCCTGTACCACGTGCTGGGGGGCTCGATTTCCCCGCTCCGGGGGATCGGGCCGGAGCAGTTGCGCTTGGCCGAGCTTTGGCGGAGGCTGGGCGACAGGGAAATCAAGGAACTGATCTTGGCCACCAACCCGACCGTCGAAGGGGAAGCGACCGCGTTGTTCATCGGGCGGCAGGCGGCGGGACGAGTGGACCGGGTGACGCGCCCCGCGACCGGCCTGCCGGTCGGCGGCGAGCTGGACTACGTGGATCAAGCGACCTTGGCGCGGGCGTTCGAAGGGCGCCGCGATTTGCCGCGGTGA
- a CDS encoding roadblock/LC7 domain-containing protein: MGGRDLVMHEEEFAKLTRLAERLLREANARFVSLVDRNGQPIAWAGELDGVDKTALASLAAGNVAATEGLARMIGERAFSSMYHEGENDHLHFSAVGDVGILLVAFDERSSLGLVRLRVRQTTPDLVQVFDDMLARSRAFSAGMDEMAEGLPEITDEDIESLFKDGL; encoded by the coding sequence ATGGGCGGCAGAGACCTCGTCATGCACGAGGAAGAGTTCGCGAAGTTGACGCGGCTGGCCGAGCGCCTCCTCCGCGAGGCCAACGCCCGCTTCGTGTCGCTGGTCGACCGCAACGGTCAACCGATCGCCTGGGCGGGCGAGCTGGACGGCGTGGACAAGACGGCGCTGGCCTCCCTCGCCGCGGGCAACGTCGCCGCGACCGAGGGGCTGGCGCGGATGATCGGCGAACGCGCCTTCTCGTCGATGTACCACGAGGGCGAGAACGACCATCTCCACTTCTCCGCCGTGGGGGACGTCGGCATCCTGCTGGTCGCCTTCGACGAGCGCTCGTCGCTCGGCCTGGTGCGGCTGCGGGTGCGTCAGACGACGCCGGACTTGGTGCAGGTCTTCGACGACATGCTCGCCCGCTCGCGCGCCTTCAGCGCGGGGATGGACGAGATGGCCGAGGGGCTGCCGGAGATCACCGACGAGGACATCGAGAGCCTCTTCAAAGACGGACTGTAG
- a CDS encoding GTPase domain-containing protein, which produces MPFINYAHREITCKLVYYGPGLGGKTTNLQWIFEKTSPEAKGKMVSLATESERTLFFDLLPLNLGTIRGFTTRFQLYTVPGQIFYDASRKLILKGADGVCFVADSQSARYDANIESIRNMLQNLKENGIDFSSLPYVLQLNKRDLPTAIAADDLTRALRLKGEPVLEAIAPKGTGVFETLKALVRETLTRLRAGAPA; this is translated from the coding sequence ATGCCGTTCATCAATTACGCCCACCGGGAAATCACCTGCAAGCTGGTCTACTACGGGCCCGGCCTGGGCGGGAAGACGACCAACCTGCAGTGGATCTTCGAGAAGACCAGCCCCGAGGCGAAGGGGAAGATGGTTTCCCTCGCCACGGAGAGCGAGCGGACCCTCTTCTTCGACCTGCTCCCGCTGAATCTGGGAACGATCCGCGGCTTCACCACGCGGTTCCAGCTCTACACCGTCCCGGGCCAGATCTTCTACGACGCGTCGCGCAAGTTGATCCTCAAGGGCGCCGACGGCGTCTGCTTCGTCGCCGACTCGCAGTCCGCCCGCTACGACGCCAACATCGAGTCGATCCGCAACATGCTCCAGAACCTCAAGGAGAACGGGATCGACTTTTCCAGCCTTCCCTACGTGCTGCAACTGAACAAGCGGGACCTGCCGACGGCGATCGCCGCCGACGACCTGACGCGCGCGCTGCGGCTCAAGGGGGAGCCGGTCCTCGAAGCGATCGCGCCGAAGGGGACGGGGGTCTTCGAGACCCTCAAGGCGTTGGTCCGCGAAACGCTGACCCGCCTGCGGGCGGGCGCCCCGGCCTGA
- the rplU gene encoding 50S ribosomal protein L21, which yields MSAESFAVIVAGGRQHRVVPGETLRVDRLAAEPGAEVTFEQVLMTWHDGAAKVGTPTVPGAVVKAKVLAEARDRKVIVFKFKKRKGFRKSRGHREYYTLVKIESIEPGN from the coding sequence GTGAGCGCGGAGTCTTTCGCGGTCATCGTGGCCGGTGGGCGCCAGCATCGCGTCGTCCCGGGGGAAACCCTGCGGGTCGATCGCCTGGCCGCCGAACCGGGCGCCGAAGTGACCTTCGAGCAGGTGTTGATGACGTGGCACGACGGCGCGGCCAAGGTGGGCACTCCCACCGTGCCGGGCGCCGTGGTGAAGGCCAAGGTTCTGGCCGAAGCGCGCGACCGCAAGGTCATCGTCTTCAAGTTCAAGAAGCGCAAGGGCTTCCGGAAATCGCGCGGTCACCGTGAGTACTACACCCTGGTCAAGATCGAATCGATCGAGCCCGGGAACTGA
- the rpmA gene encoding 50S ribosomal protein L27, protein MAHKKAGGSSRNGRDSNAQRLGVKRFAGQFVKAGNILIRQRGTPIKPGEGVGRGSDDTLFALVDGIVDFRDRGNYGRWVTVSPVAQA, encoded by the coding sequence ATGGCGCACAAAAAGGCCGGCGGTTCCTCGCGCAACGGCCGCGACAGCAATGCCCAGCGCCTGGGTGTCAAGCGGTTCGCGGGCCAGTTCGTGAAGGCCGGCAACATCCTGATCAGGCAGCGGGGCACGCCGATCAAGCCGGGCGAAGGCGTCGGGCGCGGGTCGGACGACACCCTGTTCGCGCTGGTGGACGGCATCGTGGACTTCCGGGACCGCGGCAACTACGGCCGCTGGGTCACGGTTAGTCCGGTCGCCCAGGCCTGA
- the obgE gene encoding GTPase ObgE has protein sequence MFLDEVSLFVAGGDGGRGCVAFRREKFVPRGGPNGGDGGSGGSVYLVADAHESTLLRYRYKKTFRADRGRHGEGSLKTGISGGDLELPVPLGTQVFDEDGALLLADLVEQGQRFRVAAGGRGGKGNAFFATATRQAPRFAQPGEPGETLRMRLVLKLLADVGLVGFPNAGKSTLISRISAARPEIGDYPFTTLVPHLGVVDAGEFRSFVVADIPGLIEGASEGRGLGHRFLKHVERCRALAYLVDVSSLEGRDPVSDIEILERELAAYSPDLADRERVILATKIDALDEPARLDRLRAAAEERGAPFLAISAATGAGLGELVHRLFDIVSAAKERELAAVVSPWPEEAPPAERSAWPAELGGTATVAPEGDGGEDRDVRDDDGGENRDAQRDVRDDDGGENRHAPRDVRDDAGPADEDA, from the coding sequence GTGTTCCTCGACGAAGTCAGCTTGTTCGTCGCCGGCGGCGACGGAGGGCGCGGATGCGTCGCCTTCCGCCGCGAGAAGTTCGTCCCGCGCGGCGGCCCGAACGGCGGGGACGGCGGAAGCGGCGGCTCGGTCTACCTCGTCGCCGACGCCCACGAATCGACCCTGCTCCGCTACCGCTACAAGAAGACCTTCCGCGCCGACCGCGGACGGCACGGCGAGGGGTCGCTGAAGACCGGCATCTCCGGCGGCGACCTCGAGCTGCCGGTGCCGCTGGGGACGCAGGTCTTCGACGAGGACGGCGCACTGCTTCTCGCCGATTTGGTCGAGCAGGGGCAGCGGTTCCGCGTCGCGGCCGGCGGCCGCGGCGGCAAGGGGAACGCCTTCTTCGCCACCGCGACCCGTCAGGCGCCGCGCTTCGCCCAGCCGGGCGAGCCGGGGGAGACGCTGCGGATGCGGCTCGTGCTCAAGCTGCTGGCCGACGTCGGCCTGGTCGGCTTCCCCAACGCGGGCAAGAGCACGCTGATCTCGCGCATCTCCGCCGCGCGGCCGGAAATCGGGGACTACCCGTTCACGACCCTCGTGCCGCATCTCGGCGTCGTGGACGCGGGAGAGTTCCGCTCCTTCGTCGTCGCCGACATCCCGGGGCTGATCGAAGGGGCGAGCGAGGGGCGCGGGCTCGGCCACCGCTTCCTCAAGCACGTCGAGCGCTGCCGGGCGCTGGCCTATCTCGTGGACGTCTCGTCGCTCGAGGGGCGCGACCCGGTTTCCGACATCGAGATCCTCGAGCGGGAGCTGGCCGCCTACAGCCCCGACCTCGCCGACCGCGAGCGGGTGATCCTCGCCACGAAGATCGACGCGCTCGACGAGCCGGCGCGGCTGGACCGGCTCCGCGCCGCGGCCGAAGAGCGCGGCGCGCCGTTCCTCGCCATTTCGGCGGCGACCGGCGCCGGGCTCGGCGAACTCGTGCATCGGCTGTTCGACATCGTCTCCGCGGCCAAGGAGCGGGAGCTCGCCGCGGTCGTCTCGCCGTGGCCGGAAGAGGCGCCGCCCGCCGAGCGTTCGGCGTGGCCCGCGGAACTCGGCGGGACCGCGACCGTCGCGCCCGAGGGCGACGGAGGCGAAGACCGCGACGTCCGCGACGACGACGGCGGCGAAAACCGCGACGCCCAGCGCGACGTCCGCGACGACGACGGCGGCGAAAACCGCCACGCCCCGCGCGACGTCCGCGACGACGCGGGCCCGGCGGACGAGGACGCGTGA
- the nadD gene encoding nicotinate (nicotinamide) nucleotide adenylyltransferase, whose product MRRGVFGGTFDPPHAGHLQVARRVRDALGLDVVEIVPSNEPPHRRSPVASAADRLEMVRLLCAGEDRLVPSAREIERGGISYTVLTLREMRAEAPDDELFLVLGADSYDELPGWRASAEIEQLAHVVVLPRPGAAGAAAVREADRPRLRLPGEPPPAGGKALYAVPMPETPEAARQIRALLARGEDPGEALPRPVLAYIRRRGLYAAAPAGDTVR is encoded by the coding sequence ATGCGCCGCGGCGTCTTCGGCGGGACGTTCGATCCGCCGCACGCCGGGCACCTGCAGGTCGCGCGCCGCGTCCGCGACGCCCTCGGCCTCGACGTCGTCGAGATCGTCCCCTCGAACGAGCCGCCGCACCGGCGCAGCCCCGTGGCCTCCGCGGCCGACCGGCTGGAGATGGTGCGGCTTCTCTGCGCCGGGGAGGACCGGTTGGTCCCCTCGGCCCGCGAGATCGAGCGCGGCGGGATCTCCTACACCGTGCTCACGCTGCGCGAGATGCGCGCCGAGGCGCCGGACGACGAGCTGTTCCTCGTGCTCGGCGCCGACTCCTACGACGAGCTGCCCGGCTGGCGGGCCAGCGCCGAGATCGAGCAGCTGGCGCACGTCGTCGTGCTGCCCCGCCCCGGCGCGGCCGGCGCCGCCGCGGTGCGCGAGGCCGACCGGCCGCGGCTGCGGCTTCCCGGCGAGCCGCCGCCGGCCGGCGGCAAGGCGCTCTACGCCGTGCCGATGCCCGAGACCCCCGAGGCGGCGCGGCAGATCCGCGCCCTGCTCGCGCGGGGCGAAGACCCGGGGGAGGCCCTTCCCCGGCCCGTTTTGGCCTACATTCGACGGCGCGGGCTCTACGCCGCGGCGCCCGCCGGAGACACCGTCCGATGA
- the rsfS gene encoding ribosome silencing factor has protein sequence MNEPAEEIDPVLASALRALCARKAERLLALDLRGMAAFADYFVICHGTSERQVQSLAEDVVERVKTETGRRPAIEGLNGSEWALLDYGDFLVHVFSEAGREYYRLETLWGDAPRIDLAPFES, from the coding sequence ATGAACGAACCCGCCGAAGAGATCGATCCGGTCCTCGCTTCCGCGCTGCGCGCCCTCTGCGCCCGCAAGGCGGAGCGTCTCCTCGCGCTCGACCTGCGCGGCATGGCCGCGTTCGCCGACTACTTCGTGATCTGCCACGGCACCTCGGAGCGCCAGGTGCAGTCGCTCGCCGAGGACGTCGTCGAGCGCGTCAAGACCGAGACCGGCCGGCGGCCGGCGATCGAAGGGCTGAACGGTTCGGAGTGGGCCCTTCTGGACTACGGCGACTTCCTCGTCCACGTCTTCAGCGAGGCCGGGCGCGAGTACTACCGCCTGGAGACGCTGTGGGGCGACGCGCCGCGGATCGACCTCGCTCCGTTCGAGTCCTGA